The Mustela erminea isolate mMusErm1 chromosome 6, mMusErm1.Pri, whole genome shotgun sequence genome includes a region encoding these proteins:
- the LOC116593555 gene encoding translation initiation factor IF-2-like — translation MGEGVELRGCCRTIPYSTALPSATPRGAPTLSRPLEVGGGRPHHRRGAEGRPLSPNAAKRQEERGCIGVVAGGPQLSSGTPGKHSRRKQDFQTPVQNREDRNPAPRPLEPRRALCGKAPDRRWASPAPGSRGEKGKPAGEERRRGGGSGATYGSGGEGGNDCPSAGPGRRGRTAEAPRLRRAGLRWAPSWSAPRARPPRRPSPCIIDDSSRPRAAARAPAAGPPARSAPAPTPAARPPPAPGPPARAARALLPAGARRPTYPCRTRPLARSAPRRPPARALAGSQAGVPAPPGPDPGRGSRAPAGGAAPERLASVPGPASPTPPRSRAGGAPG, via the coding sequence atgggggagggggtagagctGAGGGGCTGCTGTAGGACGATCCCATACAGCACTGCCCTTCCCAGTGCAACCCCGAGAGGGGCCCCGACTCTGTCCCGGCccttggaggtggggggagggaggccgCACCACCGAAGGGGCGCCGAGGGCAGGCCACTGTCCCCCAATGCAGCCAAGAGACAAGAAGAGCGAGGGTGTATCGGGGTGGTGGCCGGTGGTCCTCAGCTCTCCTCAGGGACCCCTGGTAAACACAGTAGAAGGAAGCAAGACTTCCAAACACCTGTCCAAAACCGGGAGGACAGAAACCCAGCTCCGCGGCCCCTCGAGCCCCGCCGCGCACTCTGCGGCAAAGCCCCCGACCGGAGATGGGCGAGCCCCGCTCCGGGGTCCCGAGGCGAAAAGGGGAAGCCGGCGGGCGAGGAGCGGCGCCGGGGCGGGGGCTCCGGGGCGACTTACGGCAGCGGCGGCGAGGGAGGCAACGACTGCCCTAGCGCGGGGCCCGGGAGGCGCGGCCGGACTGCAGAGGCGCCGAGGCTGCGGCGGGCGGGACTGCGGTGGGCGCCATCTTGGAGCGCTCCCCGCgcccgccccccgcgccgccCGAGTCCTTGCATAATTGATGACTCGAGCCGGCCGCGCGCCGCCGCGCGCGCCCCCGCCGCCGGGCCCCCCGCCCGCTCCGCCCCCGCGCCGACCCCCGccgcgcgccccccgcccgccccgggcCCGCCCGCGCGCGCCGCCCGCGCCCTCCTGCCCGCCGGTGCTCGGCGGCCCACCTACCCCTGCAGGACGCGCCCGCTCGCCCGCAGCGCgccgcgccgcccgcccgcccgcgcgcTCGCTGGCTCTCAGGCCGGAGTCCCCGCGCCGCCCGGACCGGATCCGGGGCGAGGGAGCAGGGCGCCGGCAGGGGGCGCCGCGCCGGAGCGCCTCGCGAGCGTCCCCGGGCCCGCCTCCCCGACGCCCCCGCGGAGCCGCGCGGGAGGGGCACCCGGCTGA